The following are from one region of the Phormidium sp. PBR-2020 genome:
- the rpsS gene encoding 30S ribosomal protein S19 produces MSRSLKKGPFIADSLMKKLEALNAKNEKQVIKTWSRASTIVPQMIGHTIAVHNGRAHVPVYVNEQMVGHKLGEFAPTRTFRGHAKSDKKVRR; encoded by the coding sequence ATGAGTCGATCGCTAAAAAAGGGCCCCTTCATCGCCGATAGCTTGATGAAGAAACTCGAAGCCCTCAACGCCAAAAACGAAAAACAGGTGATTAAAACCTGGTCTCGTGCCTCGACCATCGTGCCGCAAATGATCGGACATACCATCGCCGTCCATAACGGACGCGCTCATGTCCCCGTTTACGTCAACGAACAAATGGTCGGACACAAACTTGGAGAGTTCGCCCCAACGCGCACCTTCCGAGGTCACGCCAAAAGCGACAAAAAAGTCCGCCGATAA
- the rpsH gene encoding 30S ribosomal protein S8 — MAANDTIADMLTRIRNSTLARHDTTQVPSTKMTRSIAQVLQDEGFISNFTEEGEGINRHIVISLKYKGKHRQPTIKKLKRVSKPGLRVYSNRKELPRILGGIGVAIISTSHGIMTDREARRQGVGGEVLCYVY, encoded by the coding sequence ATGGCGGCTAACGACACCATTGCAGATATGCTGACGCGCATTCGCAATTCCACCTTGGCGCGGCACGACACGACGCAAGTGCCGTCCACCAAGATGACGCGCAGCATTGCCCAAGTCTTACAAGACGAAGGCTTCATTTCAAATTTCACAGAAGAAGGCGAAGGCATCAACCGTCATATCGTCATCTCACTCAAGTACAAAGGCAAACATCGTCAACCCACTATCAAGAAGCTTAAGCGCGTCAGTAAGCCGGGCTTACGAGTTTATTCCAACCGGAAAGAACTCCCTCGCATCTTGGGCGGAATCGGTGTTGCCATCATTTCCACCTCCCACGGGATCATGACCGATCGCGAGGCCCGTCGCCAAGGCGTTGGCGGAGAAGTTCTCTGCTACGTCTACTAG
- the rpsC gene encoding 30S ribosomal protein S3, with protein sequence MGQKIHPTGFRLGVTQEHRSRWFADSKRYPELLREDRLIRDYISKNLNNAGISEVHIERKADQVDLEIRTARPGVVVGRGGSGIESLRTNLQALLGGSNRQIRINVVEVARVDADSALIAEYIAQQLERRVSFRRVVRQAIQRAQRAGVEGIKVQVSGRLNGAEIARTEWTREGRVPLHTLRADIDYSYRTARTVYGILGVKVWIFKGEILPGQTDKPAPSAPQPRRRQQRRRQFEDRSNEG encoded by the coding sequence GTGGGACAAAAGATTCACCCAACAGGTTTTCGCCTTGGGGTTACCCAAGAGCACCGCTCACGGTGGTTTGCTGATAGCAAACGCTATCCCGAACTGCTGCGCGAAGACCGTTTAATTCGGGACTACATCAGTAAAAATCTTAATAACGCCGGCATTTCCGAAGTCCACATCGAGCGCAAAGCCGATCAAGTGGACCTCGAAATTCGCACCGCCCGTCCTGGCGTGGTCGTCGGTCGCGGTGGTAGTGGCATTGAGAGCCTGCGAACCAATCTGCAAGCCCTACTCGGTGGCAGCAACCGCCAAATCCGCATCAACGTCGTTGAAGTGGCTCGGGTTGACGCAGATTCTGCTTTAATCGCCGAATACATCGCCCAGCAACTCGAACGTCGGGTTTCCTTCCGCCGGGTTGTGCGCCAAGCCATTCAACGGGCCCAGCGCGCTGGCGTCGAAGGCATCAAAGTTCAAGTGTCTGGACGGCTCAACGGTGCAGAAATTGCCCGAACCGAATGGACGCGCGAAGGTCGTGTTCCCCTGCATACCCTGCGGGCAGACATCGACTATAGCTACCGTACCGCTCGCACCGTGTACGGCATCCTAGGGGTCAAAGTTTGGATCTTTAAAGGCGAAATCCTACCCGGACAAACCGATAAACCCGCTCCGAGCGCCCCTCAACCCCGTCGTCGCCAACAGCGTCGTCGCCAGTTTGAAGACCGTTCCAACGAAGGATAA
- the rplO gene encoding 50S ribosomal protein L15 → MRLQDVQPQPGSKKRRRRLGRGIAAGQGASCGKGMRGQKSRSGGGTRPGFEGGQMPLYRRVPKLKHFTVINPKQYTIVNVGQLASFAANSDVTLASVLDANIVHAQQGPLKILGDGELTVALTVTAAAFTRSARQKIEAAGGRCELVTGNTSDNGAQADNAE, encoded by the coding sequence ATGAGATTACAAGACGTTCAGCCGCAACCCGGCTCTAAAAAACGCCGCCGTCGTCTCGGTCGTGGGATTGCTGCCGGACAAGGGGCAAGCTGCGGCAAAGGAATGCGCGGCCAAAAGTCTCGCTCCGGTGGCGGCACCCGACCAGGATTTGAAGGGGGACAAATGCCCTTATACCGCCGAGTGCCGAAACTCAAGCACTTTACGGTCATCAATCCCAAACAGTACACTATTGTTAATGTGGGTCAACTGGCTTCGTTTGCAGCGAACAGTGATGTGACCTTAGCCTCCGTGCTTGATGCGAACATTGTTCACGCTCAACAAGGTCCGCTCAAAATCTTAGGTGATGGCGAGTTGACGGTTGCTCTAACCGTGACGGCTGCCGCCTTTACTCGAAGTGCCCGTCAAAAAATTGAAGCGGCTGGCGGTCGCTGTGAACTCGTTACTGGGAACACCTCTGACAACGGCGCTCAAGCTGACAACGCCGAGTAA
- the rplN gene encoding 50S ribosomal protein L14 — MIQKETYLNVADNSGARKLMCIRVLGGNRRYAHVGDTVIAVVKDALPNMPIKKSDIVRAVIVRTRKNLLRESGMSIRFDDNAAVIVNPEGNPRGTRVFGPVARELRERNFTKIVSLAPEVL; from the coding sequence GTGATTCAAAAAGAAACCTACCTCAATGTAGCTGACAACAGCGGGGCGCGGAAGCTCATGTGCATCCGTGTCCTCGGGGGGAATCGTCGTTATGCCCACGTTGGCGATACCGTGATCGCCGTCGTCAAAGACGCACTCCCCAATATGCCCATCAAAAAGTCTGACATCGTGCGCGCCGTCATCGTCCGCACCCGTAAAAATCTCTTGCGGGAAAGTGGTATGAGCATTCGCTTTGATGACAACGCCGCTGTGATTGTCAACCCTGAAGGAAATCCCAGAGGGACTCGGGTTTTCGGACCCGTTGCCCGTGAACTCCGGGAAAGAAACTTCACCAAAATTGTATCCCTCGCGCCGGAGGTCCTATAA
- the rpsE gene encoding 30S ribosomal protein S5, giving the protein MAEQRDRRKKGNRNREKDSEWQERVVQIRRVTKVVKGGKKLSFRAIVVVGNERGQVGVGVGKAGDVIGAVKKGVADAKKHTVTVPLNKASSIPHRVNGEAGGARVMMRPASAGTGVIAGGAVRTVLELAGVRNILAKQLGSSNPLNNARAAVDGLSALRTFGDVAKERDIPLEQVFS; this is encoded by the coding sequence ATGGCAGAACAACGCGATCGTCGCAAAAAAGGCAACCGTAACCGCGAAAAAGACTCCGAATGGCAAGAGCGCGTCGTCCAGATTCGCCGCGTCACCAAAGTAGTCAAAGGCGGCAAAAAACTCAGCTTCCGCGCCATTGTTGTCGTTGGCAACGAACGAGGACAAGTCGGTGTAGGAGTTGGCAAAGCCGGTGATGTCATCGGTGCCGTCAAGAAAGGTGTCGCCGATGCCAAAAAACACACCGTAACCGTTCCTCTCAATAAAGCCAGTTCTATCCCCCACCGGGTGAATGGAGAAGCCGGAGGCGCTCGCGTGATGATGCGTCCCGCGTCTGCCGGTACTGGGGTAATTGCCGGGGGAGCCGTTCGGACCGTCCTAGAATTGGCCGGTGTTCGTAACATCCTCGCCAAACAACTCGGGTCGAGTAACCCCCTAAATAATGCTCGCGCCGCTGTCGACGGACTCTCGGCCCTACGCACCTTTGGCGATGTGGCCAAAGAACGGGATATTCCCTTAGAGCAAGTCTTTTCCTAA
- the rplE gene encoding 50S ribosomal protein L5: MTQRLKTLYLETIVPKLKSEFNYENIHEVPRLSKITVNRGLGEASQNAKALESSQRELAVITGQKPVVTRAKKSIAGFKVREGMPVGVMVTLRRERMYAFLDRLISISLPRIRDFRGISPKSFDGRGNYTLGVREQLIFPEVDYDSIDQLRGMDISIVTTANTDEEGRALLKEMGMPFRSN; the protein is encoded by the coding sequence ATGACACAGCGACTCAAAACCCTCTACTTAGAGACCATTGTTCCGAAACTCAAATCCGAGTTTAACTACGAGAACATCCACGAAGTCCCCCGACTCTCCAAAATCACCGTCAACCGAGGCTTAGGGGAAGCGTCCCAAAACGCCAAAGCCCTAGAGTCCTCTCAGCGGGAACTCGCCGTTATCACCGGACAAAAACCCGTGGTGACGCGCGCCAAAAAATCCATTGCTGGCTTCAAAGTCCGCGAAGGAATGCCCGTTGGGGTCATGGTGACCCTACGTCGAGAACGGATGTATGCCTTTCTCGACCGACTGATCAGCATTTCCTTACCCCGGATTCGTGACTTTCGTGGCATTAGTCCCAAGAGTTTTGATGGTCGAGGCAACTACACCCTCGGGGTCCGTGAACAACTGATCTTCCCCGAAGTAGATTACGACAGTATTGACCAGTTGCGGGGAATGGACATCTCCATTGTCACCACAGCCAACACCGACGAAGAAGGTCGTGCGTTGCTTAAGGAAATGGGAATGCCCTTCCGCAGTAATTGA
- the rplR gene encoding 50S ribosomal protein L18 → MKLTRKQSTHRRHRRIRRKVQGTTERPRVAVFRSNQHIYVQAIDDTEHHTVAAASTLDPDLRADLSGGATCEASAKVGELLAKRLKDKGIDKVVFDRGGNLYHGRVQALAEAAREAGLQF, encoded by the coding sequence ATGAAACTGACCCGAAAGCAGTCCACCCATCGCCGACATCGTCGGATTCGCCGTAAAGTGCAGGGAACTACGGAACGCCCGAGAGTGGCGGTCTTCCGTTCCAACCAGCACATTTATGTCCAGGCGATTGATGACACCGAACATCACACCGTAGCCGCCGCTTCCACCCTCGACCCCGATTTACGGGCCGACCTCTCAGGAGGTGCCACCTGTGAAGCCTCGGCAAAAGTTGGTGAACTTCTCGCCAAACGCCTTAAGGACAAAGGCATCGATAAAGTTGTATTCGATCGCGGGGGCAACCTCTATCACGGTCGAGTGCAAGCCTTAGCTGAAGCCGCTCGTGAAGCGGGCCTTCAGTTCTAA
- the rplV gene encoding 50S ribosomal protein L22 — MAVDTSEQVKAIARYVRMSPKKVRRVLDQVRGRSYREALIILEFMPYRACEPVLKVLRSAVANAENNLGLDPQTLVVSEAFADEGPGLKRYRPRAQGRAYAIRRPTCHITVAVAPDYEED, encoded by the coding sequence ATGGCTGTCGATACCAGTGAACAAGTGAAGGCGATCGCGCGTTACGTCCGCATGTCCCCCAAAAAAGTGCGTCGTGTCCTCGACCAAGTTCGAGGCCGTTCCTATCGGGAAGCACTGATTATCCTGGAGTTCATGCCCTACCGCGCCTGTGAGCCTGTACTGAAAGTCCTACGCTCTGCCGTTGCTAACGCCGAGAATAACCTAGGACTTGACCCCCAAACCCTAGTGGTGAGCGAAGCCTTCGCCGACGAAGGCCCCGGTCTAAAACGCTACCGCCCCCGCGCCCAGGGTCGCGCCTATGCCATTCGCCGACCCACCTGCCATATCACTGTGGCAGTTGCGCCTGACTACGAAGAAGACTAA
- the rpsQ gene encoding 30S ribosomal protein S17 → MAVKERIGTVVSNKMDKTVVVAVETRVPHPKYGKTMVQTRRYKAHDEDNNCSEGDRVRIRESRPLSKEKRWVIVETLSHASGV, encoded by the coding sequence ATGGCAGTTAAAGAAAGAATCGGCACCGTCGTCAGCAACAAAATGGATAAAACCGTCGTTGTTGCTGTCGAAACTCGGGTTCCTCACCCCAAATATGGGAAAACGATGGTTCAAACTCGTCGCTATAAAGCCCATGACGAGGACAACAACTGCTCAGAGGGCGATCGCGTCCGTATTCGCGAATCCCGCCCTCTGAGCAAAGAAAAACGCTGGGTAATCGTCGAAACCCTCAGCCACGCCAGCGGAGTGTAA
- the rplB gene encoding 50S ribosomal protein L2 codes for MGIRSYRPYTPGTRQATVSDFETITRDKPEKSLTKSKHRAKGRNNRGVITCRHRGGGHKRRYRLIDFRRDKHNVPAKVAQIEYDPNRNARIALLHYLDGEKRYILHPTGLAVGTQIVSGPDAPIEVGNALPLSNIPLGTTVHNVELNPGRGGQIVRAAGTSAQLVAKEGNFVTLKLPSTEVRMVRRECYATIGQVGNADARNLTLGKAGRTRWKGRRPQVRGSVMNPVDHPHGGGEGRAPIGRSGPVTPWGKPTLGMKTRKKNKQSSKYVVRRRRKTSKRSRGGRES; via the coding sequence ATGGGTATTCGCTCATACCGCCCTTATACTCCGGGAACTCGACAGGCGACCGTTTCGGACTTCGAGACCATTACCCGCGATAAGCCCGAAAAGAGCTTAACAAAATCCAAACACCGCGCCAAAGGTCGTAATAACCGAGGCGTCATTACCTGCCGCCACCGTGGTGGTGGTCACAAACGTCGCTATCGTCTCATCGACTTCCGACGGGATAAACATAACGTCCCCGCCAAAGTCGCTCAGATTGAATACGACCCCAACCGTAACGCCCGGATTGCCCTACTTCACTACCTCGATGGTGAAAAGCGCTACATCCTGCATCCAACGGGACTGGCCGTGGGCACACAAATTGTCTCCGGTCCCGACGCTCCCATCGAAGTGGGCAACGCCCTGCCTCTGTCCAACATTCCCTTAGGGACGACCGTTCATAACGTTGAACTCAATCCCGGACGGGGTGGACAAATCGTCCGCGCCGCAGGAACCAGTGCGCAGCTCGTAGCCAAAGAAGGTAACTTCGTCACCCTGAAACTGCCTTCGACTGAAGTCCGCATGGTGCGTCGTGAATGCTACGCCACCATCGGTCAAGTGGGTAACGCCGACGCCAGAAACCTAACCCTAGGTAAAGCTGGTCGTACCCGCTGGAAGGGTCGCCGTCCTCAGGTTCGAGGCAGCGTCATGAACCCGGTGGACCACCCTCATGGTGGTGGTGAAGGCCGCGCCCCCATTGGTCGCAGCGGTCCGGTTACCCCTTGGGGTAAACCCACCTTGGGGATGAAAACCCGCAAGAAAAACAAACAAAGCAGCAAATACGTGGTGCGGCGTCGCCGGAAGACCTCCAAACGGAGCCGGGGCGGACGCGAGAGCTAG
- the rpmC gene encoding 50S ribosomal protein L29, with amino-acid sequence MALPQIEEVRNLSQEDIAEQVLQVKKQLFDLRLQQATGQLEKTHQFKHLRHRLAQLLTVEGELKREAAAQAAAQADAEVSTEATPVVEASETPAPSEATTDATAEEAPAEEATAEEE; translated from the coding sequence ATGGCTCTACCCCAAATTGAAGAGGTTCGTAACCTCTCCCAAGAGGATATCGCCGAGCAGGTTCTTCAGGTGAAAAAACAATTGTTCGACCTGCGCTTACAACAAGCCACCGGACAGTTGGAGAAAACTCACCAGTTCAAGCACCTGCGCCATCGTTTAGCTCAACTGCTAACTGTGGAAGGGGAACTCAAGCGGGAAGCGGCTGCTCAAGCGGCTGCTCAAGCGGACGCTGAGGTTTCGACTGAAGCCACCCCGGTTGTGGAAGCGAGCGAAACCCCAGCCCCCTCTGAAGCCACTACTGACGCGACGGCTGAAGAAGCTCCCGCTGAAGAAGCCACCGCTGAAGAGGAGTAG
- the rplF gene encoding 50S ribosomal protein L6, whose translation MSRIGKRPIPVPKNVTVNLDGQAVSVKGPLGELSRDFPREVSFTQEDDGTILVQRRDESRQSRARHGLSRTLLANMVDGVSKGFERRLEIQGVGYRAQVQGRKLILNVGYSQPFELNPPEGIDISVENNTNVIVKGINNEIVGNVAAQIRGVRPPEVYKGKGIRYAGEQVRRKAGKAGKK comes from the coding sequence ATGTCTCGAATTGGCAAACGTCCTATACCCGTTCCTAAGAACGTCACCGTCAACCTTGACGGACAAGCTGTTTCCGTCAAAGGTCCTCTAGGAGAACTCTCACGGGACTTTCCCCGCGAAGTCAGCTTCACCCAAGAAGACGACGGAACAATTCTCGTTCAACGTCGCGATGAGTCCCGTCAATCCCGCGCTCGTCATGGACTCAGCCGGACTCTCCTGGCCAACATGGTCGATGGAGTCTCCAAAGGCTTTGAACGGCGACTCGAAATCCAAGGCGTGGGCTATCGCGCCCAAGTCCAAGGGCGGAAACTGATTCTCAATGTTGGCTACAGTCAACCCTTTGAACTCAATCCTCCCGAGGGCATTGACATCAGCGTCGAAAACAACACCAACGTCATTGTTAAAGGGATTAACAATGAAATCGTTGGTAACGTCGCGGCTCAAATTCGTGGCGTGCGTCCCCCCGAAGTCTATAAAGGCAAAGGGATTCGCTACGCTGGCGAACAAGTCCGTCGTAAGGCCGGGAAAGCCGGGAAAAAATAA
- the rplX gene encoding 50S ribosomal protein L24, translated as MAKQQRQTTPVRHKMHVKTGDTVQLIAGKDKGKVGEVLRAIPETSQVIVKGVNIRTKHVKPTQEGESGSINTYEAPVHSSNVMLYSNKEKVASRACYTFTEDGRKVRKLKKTGEIID; from the coding sequence ATGGCTAAACAACAACGCCAAACTACCCCCGTCCGCCACAAAATGCACGTCAAAACCGGCGATACCGTCCAACTGATCGCCGGCAAAGACAAAGGTAAAGTGGGCGAAGTCCTGCGAGCCATCCCTGAAACCAGTCAGGTGATTGTCAAAGGCGTCAACATTCGCACCAAGCATGTCAAACCCACCCAAGAGGGTGAATCCGGTAGCATCAATACCTATGAAGCCCCGGTTCACAGCTCCAACGTCATGCTCTACTCCAATAAAGAAAAAGTAGCCAGTCGGGCTTGCTATACCTTTACCGAAGACGGTCGTAAAGTCAGAAAGCTCAAAAAAACCGGCGAAATCATTGACTAA
- the rplP gene encoding 50S ribosomal protein L16: MLSPKRTKFRKQHRGRMRGLATRGNTVDFGDFGLQALEPSWITSRQIEASRRAMTRYIRRGGKIWIRLFPDKPVTMRPAETRMGSGKGNPEFWVAVVKPGRMMFEIAGVPEETAREAMRLASFKLPIKTKFIKREGE; this comes from the coding sequence ATGCTCAGTCCCAAACGTACTAAATTCCGCAAACAACATCGCGGACGGATGCGCGGCTTAGCAACCCGTGGGAACACCGTTGATTTCGGTGATTTCGGACTCCAGGCCCTTGAACCGTCCTGGATTACCTCTCGCCAAATCGAAGCCAGCCGTCGTGCTATGACCCGCTATATCCGACGCGGGGGAAAAATCTGGATTCGCCTGTTCCCGGATAAACCCGTGACCATGCGCCCCGCTGAAACCCGGATGGGTTCAGGTAAAGGGAACCCTGAGTTTTGGGTTGCCGTGGTTAAACCCGGTCGCATGATGTTTGAAATCGCCGGGGTTCCTGAAGAAACCGCTCGGGAGGCGATGCGCTTGGCATCCTTTAAATTGCCCATCAAGACCAAGTTTATCAAGCGCGAAGGAGAGTAA